The Arvicola amphibius chromosome 4, mArvAmp1.2, whole genome shotgun sequence genome includes the window TGAACCGTGGTCTTGCAATCCTGCCACTGCATAGCAGCCCAGGGCGGGGGCAGCCGGGCTCCAGCAGGCTGCACAGTGGAGCAGGCACCCTCCGAGCACCAGGCAGAAGCCAGCAAACCAGCCGAGGAAAAGGGCCTCCCCAAACTCCCACCTGGGCACAATCTCAGGCAGGGTCTCATCCCAGAACTCCTGAACCGTCACGTGGGCCACCCAGGAGACAGGAACCAGGACCATCACGCCCGAAGTCCAGAGCAGGAGCCCTCCCAGGATGAGCAGCCGCCTCTTCAGACCCTTCTGGCTCTCTCCGAGCCTCCAGCAGTCCAGGCCGCAGCCAGAgcccagcagccccagcagccccAGCCCATTCGACAGAGACATCAGGATCCTGGAGATCTGGAGTTCAGCTGGCAAGGCCAGGAAGGAGTCAAAGTCCTTGCAttgcctccccacttcctcctggA containing:
- the LOC119813487 gene encoding claudin-22-like, translating into MAFLFRTAMQSAGLSLSLLGWVLAIITTYLPHWKNLNLDLNEMENWTMGLWKACVIQEEVGRQCKDFDSFLALPAELQISRILMSLSNGLGLLGLLGSGCGLDCWRLGESQKGLKRRLLILGGLLLWTSGVMVLVPVSWVAHVTVQEFWDETLPEIVPRWEFGEALFLGWFAGFCLVLGGCLLHCAACWSPAAPALGCYAVAGLQDHGSYLENGTAQPQV